The proteins below come from a single Salinilacihabitans rarus genomic window:
- a CDS encoding universal stress protein, producing MYDHVLFPTDGSEGAETVFEYVLDLAAAHGATLHLLNVADTTHDSVTRIEGEVIDVLEREGEEIVDEFADRAAERHVPTATEVLQGAVPETITTYAAEFGIDLIAMPTRGRTGLQRLVLGSTTERVVRRATTPVLTLRPEDTAARYPPRNVLVPTDGSDCATAALEHAVTLVTAADATLHLLSVVDVTSLGADVYAEHQVETIEGHAKQAISEAAAYAEERSVESVVESIEFESAIHRGIRAYLDDHDVDLVVMGTHGRTGVDRYLLGSVTEKIVRTAPTPVLTTPGSSPDT from the coding sequence ATGTACGATCACGTTCTGTTTCCGACGGATGGAAGCGAGGGAGCCGAGACGGTGTTCGAGTACGTCCTCGATCTCGCCGCGGCACACGGAGCGACGCTTCACCTCCTGAACGTCGCCGACACGACCCACGACAGCGTCACGCGGATCGAAGGCGAGGTCATCGACGTACTCGAACGCGAGGGCGAAGAGATCGTCGACGAGTTCGCGGATCGCGCGGCGGAGCGCCACGTCCCGACCGCGACCGAGGTTCTCCAGGGGGCGGTTCCCGAAACCATCACGACGTACGCCGCGGAGTTCGGCATCGACCTGATCGCCATGCCGACGCGCGGGCGAACCGGACTGCAGCGGCTGGTTCTCGGGAGTACGACCGAACGCGTCGTCCGCCGGGCGACGACGCCGGTTCTCACGCTCCGCCCGGAGGACACCGCCGCTCGGTATCCGCCACGGAACGTGCTCGTCCCGACCGACGGGAGCGACTGTGCGACCGCGGCCCTCGAACACGCGGTGACACTCGTAACGGCGGCGGACGCGACGCTTCACCTCCTGTCGGTCGTCGACGTGACGAGCCTCGGCGCCGACGTCTACGCCGAACACCAGGTCGAGACGATCGAAGGGCACGCGAAGCAGGCGATCAGCGAGGCGGCGGCGTACGCCGAGGAACGGTCCGTCGAGTCGGTCGTCGAGTCGATCGAGTTCGAGTCCGCGATCCATCGCGGGATCCGCGCTTACCTCGACGACCACGACGTCGATCTCGTGGTGATGGGAACGCACGGACGCACCGGCGTCGACCGCTATCTACTCGGGAGCGTCACCGAAAAGATCGTCCGCACCGCGCCGACGCCAGTCCTGACGACTCCCGGGTCGTCTCCGGATACGTAA
- a CDS encoding HAD-IIA family hydrolase, with amino-acid sequence MAPFEAAILDVDGTIVRGDALLPGAVDGLRALDAAGVPRLLFSNNPTRGAAHYGDRLGDHGIEVDPRNVLTSATVTAEYLAANHADDAIYLLGESRLRAILETRDLVVTAEPTAADVVLGSIDRGLSYDRLGEAQTALERGVPFYGTDPDSTIPTENGSMPGSGAILGALEAIAGRPPDAVLGKPSDVAAAAAIDRLGVPPERTLVVGDRLDTDVELGRRADMTTALVTTGLTSRADVADAAAGPDYVLDSLAEIADLLD; translated from the coding sequence ATGGCTCCCTTCGAGGCGGCGATCCTCGACGTCGACGGCACCATCGTCCGCGGCGACGCGTTGCTCCCCGGCGCGGTCGACGGGCTACGAGCGCTCGACGCGGCCGGCGTCCCCCGGCTGCTGTTCTCGAACAACCCGACCCGCGGGGCGGCCCACTACGGCGACCGCCTCGGGGACCACGGCATCGAGGTCGACCCCCGAAACGTGCTCACCTCGGCGACGGTGACGGCCGAGTACCTCGCCGCGAACCACGCCGACGACGCGATCTACCTCCTCGGCGAGTCCCGGCTCCGGGCGATCCTCGAAACCCGGGACCTCGTCGTGACGGCGGAGCCGACGGCGGCGGACGTCGTCCTCGGCTCGATCGACCGCGGGCTGAGCTACGACCGCCTCGGCGAGGCCCAGACCGCCCTCGAACGGGGCGTACCGTTCTACGGCACGGACCCCGACTCGACGATCCCGACCGAGAACGGCTCGATGCCCGGCTCCGGCGCGATCCTCGGGGCGCTGGAGGCCATCGCGGGCCGCCCGCCGGACGCCGTCCTCGGAAAGCCCTCCGACGTCGCCGCGGCGGCGGCGATCGACCGTCTCGGCGTCCCGCCCGAGCGGACGCTCGTGGTGGGCGACCGCCTCGACACCGACGTCGAACTCGGCCGCCGGGCGGACATGACGACCGCGCTCGTCACGACCGGGCTGACCAGCCGCGCGGACGTCGCGGACGCCGCCGCGGGGCCCGACTACGTCCTCGACTCGCTTGCCGAAATCGCGGACCTGCTCGACTAG
- a CDS encoding LLM class flavin-dependent oxidoreductase has product MKLGTGLFTCQRRPDDDRTGEQLYAEMLDLARAIDDAGLDSAWVSEHHFADDDYLSGTMPALGALAAATDGIEIGPCIALAPLYDGVRLAEDAATVDLLSGGRLTLGLAIGSNPREFEAFGVPREERVERLEEQVRLLRAAWSAGSLDYDAAFHDVSPEVSVTPKPDGEVPIMLGGKARPAVRRAARIADAWCAPSSLSVEGVRKRVEDVRAVREREGIDGEFDVYVLRHGFVGDSREAAWEAMRDGYFYIQRRYAEIFSGEPVSELPAERKRALREQAMVGTPDHVVEELEAYREAVGDDVHVIFRTYHPGIGTDAMRECIDRLGSEVVPALR; this is encoded by the coding sequence ATGAAGCTCGGCACCGGCCTGTTCACGTGCCAGCGCCGCCCCGACGACGACCGCACCGGGGAGCAGTTGTACGCGGAGATGCTCGACCTGGCCCGCGCGATCGACGACGCCGGCCTCGACAGCGCGTGGGTCTCCGAGCACCACTTCGCCGACGACGACTACCTCTCCGGGACGATGCCGGCGCTGGGCGCGCTCGCCGCGGCGACCGACGGGATCGAGATCGGCCCCTGCATCGCGCTCGCGCCGCTGTACGACGGGGTCAGGCTGGCCGAGGACGCCGCGACGGTCGACCTCCTCTCGGGTGGCCGGCTGACGCTGGGGCTCGCCATCGGCTCGAACCCCCGCGAGTTCGAGGCGTTCGGCGTCCCGCGCGAGGAACGCGTCGAGCGCCTCGAAGAGCAGGTTCGACTGCTGCGGGCGGCGTGGTCGGCGGGGTCGCTCGACTACGACGCCGCGTTCCACGACGTCTCCCCCGAGGTCTCGGTGACGCCGAAACCCGACGGCGAGGTGCCGATCATGCTCGGCGGGAAGGCCAGGCCGGCGGTGCGTCGGGCCGCCCGGATCGCCGACGCCTGGTGTGCGCCGTCGTCGCTGTCGGTCGAGGGCGTGCGGAAACGGGTCGAGGACGTCCGGGCGGTCCGCGAGCGGGAGGGGATCGACGGCGAGTTCGACGTCTACGTCCTCCGGCACGGCTTCGTCGGCGACTCCCGCGAGGCCGCGTGGGAGGCGATGCGCGACGGTTACTTCTACATCCAGCGCCGGTACGCCGAGATCTTCTCGGGCGAACCGGTCTCCGAACTCCCGGCCGAGCGAAAGCGGGCGTTGAGAGAGCAGGCGATGGTCGGCACTCCCGACCACGTCGTCGAGGAACTCGAAGCCTACCGCGAGGCGGTCGGCGACGACGTCCACGTCATCTTCCGCACCTACCACCCCGGCATCGGAACCGACGCCATGCGCGAGTGCATCGACCGCCTCGGCAGCGAGGTCGTGCCGGCGCTGCGCTGA
- a CDS encoding CBS domain-containing protein, whose amino-acid sequence MSVGELGPEEVVTASKGRSLGEITELLDSEGVGAVVITDDDAPVGIVTDRDAALAIHRHDDVSDVPVEDVMTADPATIREDEEAIEISRAIEEHNVRRFPVVDENGKLTGIVTLDDLVAVIGEQLDNAAETIEVQSPEYSP is encoded by the coding sequence ATGTCCGTTGGCGAACTCGGTCCGGAGGAGGTCGTAACGGCGAGCAAAGGACGTTCGCTGGGGGAGATCACGGAACTGCTCGACTCCGAAGGCGTGGGGGCGGTCGTGATCACCGACGACGACGCTCCCGTCGGGATCGTCACCGACCGTGACGCCGCTCTGGCGATCCACCGGCACGACGACGTCTCGGACGTCCCCGTGGAGGACGTGATGACGGCCGATCCGGCGACGATCCGGGAAGACGAGGAGGCGATCGAGATTTCGCGAGCGATCGAGGAACACAACGTTCGCCGGTTCCCCGTCGTCGACGAAAACGGGAAGCTGACCGGGATCGTCACCCTCGACGACCTCGTCGCGGTGATCGGCGAGCAACTCGACAACGCCGCGGAGACGATCGAAGTCCAGTCGCCGGAGTACAGCCCCTGA
- a CDS encoding class I SAM-dependent methyltransferase, translated as MGFHTFPIERADALEDPSRYRLCSREELVAMLAPEPDHVVADLGSGTGFFADDVAPFVGTLRAVDVQSAMHDRYREKGVPENVDLVTAAVASLPFDDDGLDGAYSTMTHHEYASDEAFAELARVLRPGGRLVTVDWSAAGDDEAGPPVEERFSAAEAVADLEAAGFEVEEARERPATFAVVATAR; from the coding sequence ATGGGCTTTCACACGTTCCCGATCGAACGGGCCGACGCCCTCGAGGACCCGTCGCGCTACCGCCTCTGTTCGCGCGAGGAACTGGTGGCGATGCTCGCGCCCGAACCCGACCACGTCGTCGCCGACCTCGGCTCGGGCACCGGCTTCTTCGCCGACGACGTCGCCCCGTTCGTCGGCACCCTCCGCGCGGTCGACGTCCAGTCCGCGATGCACGACCGGTACCGCGAGAAGGGCGTCCCGGAGAACGTCGACCTCGTGACGGCCGCGGTCGCCTCGCTGCCGTTCGACGACGACGGCCTCGACGGGGCGTACTCGACGATGACCCACCACGAGTACGCGAGCGACGAGGCGTTCGCTGAACTGGCGCGGGTCCTCCGGCCGGGCGGGCGACTCGTGACCGTCGACTGGTCGGCGGCCGGCGACGACGAGGCGGGTCCGCCGGTCGAGGAACGGTTCTCCGCGGCTGAGGCCGTCGCCGACCTCGAGGCCGCCGGCTTCGAGGTCGAGGAGGCCCGCGAGCGCCCGGCGACGTTCGCGGTCGTGGCGACGGCGCGATAG
- a CDS encoding acyl-CoA thioesterase produces the protein MTDLMETYIENREMVQPNHANILEVAHGGNVMKWMDEIGAMSAMRFAGETCVTARVDQMNFERPVPVGDTAFITAYVYDAGETSAKVRIRAYREDLLTHEREQTTESYFVFVAIDEERKPTTVPDLTVSTAEGERLREEALSGESNLR, from the coding sequence ATGACCGACCTGATGGAGACCTACATCGAGAACCGCGAGATGGTCCAGCCGAACCACGCGAACATCCTCGAGGTCGCCCACGGGGGGAACGTGATGAAGTGGATGGACGAGATCGGCGCGATGTCCGCGATGCGCTTTGCGGGCGAGACCTGCGTCACCGCCCGGGTCGACCAGATGAACTTCGAGCGGCCCGTCCCCGTCGGCGACACCGCGTTCATCACCGCCTACGTCTACGACGCCGGCGAGACCAGCGCCAAGGTCCGCATCCGGGCCTACCGCGAGGACCTCCTGACCCACGAGCGCGAGCAGACCACCGAGTCGTACTTCGTCTTCGTCGCCATCGACGAGGAGCGCAAACCGACGACGGTGCCCGACCTGACCGTCAGCACCGCGGAGGGCGAGCGACTCCGGGAGGAGGCGCTGTCGGGCGAGTCGAACCTGCGGTGA
- a CDS encoding rubrerythrin-like domain-containing protein: MVYMSPYRPSRSYYECLDCGHRAFEAHTPGACPRCRGAVKTLSVAQE; this comes from the coding sequence ATGGTCTACATGAGCCCCTACAGGCCGTCGAGATCGTACTACGAGTGTCTGGACTGTGGTCACCGTGCGTTCGAGGCGCACACGCCCGGCGCGTGTCCGCGGTGTCGCGGCGCCGTGAAGACCCTCTCGGTCGCCCAGGAGTGA
- a CDS encoding DsrE family protein, whose translation MQTVFHLIEDDAEKRETALTIAENLTQDDSVEVGEVAVVAQSHGIEPLTADGEGSDHVRSLLEAGVSFKACGNTLDLMDLDEADLVEGVEPVSSGAGELTRLQSEGYAYVRP comes from the coding sequence GTGCAAACCGTATTCCACCTGATCGAGGACGACGCGGAAAAGCGCGAGACGGCGCTCACGATCGCCGAGAATCTCACGCAGGACGACTCCGTCGAGGTGGGCGAGGTCGCCGTCGTCGCGCAGTCCCACGGCATCGAACCGCTCACGGCCGACGGCGAGGGGAGCGACCACGTCCGGTCGTTGCTGGAGGCCGGCGTCTCGTTCAAGGCCTGCGGGAACACGCTCGACCTGATGGACCTCGACGAAGCCGACCTCGTCGAGGGGGTCGAGCCCGTCTCGTCGGGGGCTGGAGAACTCACGCGCCTGCAAAGCGAGGGCTACGCGTACGTCAGGCCCTGA